A single window of Acidimicrobiales bacterium DNA harbors:
- a CDS encoding DUF222 domain-containing protein produces the protein MVEQVFVHRTEGDLAADTDCGAAGAVTTASDLLRGWRPDGHALADLEGFARDLEGLRCAVVAAAARNRAEITRLTTPAPNREDAGRGGGDSGRAEDGSGFDPPPGPTPGGRGDHSGGDRHESRRKRDEARVSQILPLAIDALAAGAMTQAHITILAIACDKDPIRARRDEATLVGWARRYGPNRLRQMILSWCRFGEDPVDRDAEQTRKRRLTVDKSRPDAMVTIEILARTADSAEFLAAVDALADEAFRAEHGGRPESRDQITTTHAQRRYDAAIELARRATGTPTTGTEPVKGTKRRRPTITVICDLDTLRNQLGIDVPAGGGNRSRSETPDGNVLTPTELRRLACDAGVIPAVLGSDGEVLDLGRTARTPTPAQWDALVARDQCCTHPSCDAPPEWCDAHHIVHWADGGPTDLINLTLLCRRHHTALHNGEIVLTGTAPNLQWHEPANGPPRTTGPPGPPA, from the coding sequence ATGGTCGAACAGGTGTTCGTTCATCGAACTGAGGGTGATCTCGCTGCCGACACAGACTGCGGCGCGGCGGGGGCGGTGACCACCGCGTCGGACCTGTTGCGGGGATGGCGACCCGACGGCCACGCGTTGGCGGACCTCGAGGGGTTCGCCAGGGACCTGGAGGGCTTGCGCTGCGCAGTGGTCGCCGCGGCGGCCCGCAACCGCGCGGAGATCACGCGCCTCACCACCCCGGCCCCCAATCGAGAAGACGCCGGCCGCGGTGGCGGTGACAGCGGTCGCGCCGAGGACGGTTCCGGGTTCGATCCCCCACCGGGGCCCACACCCGGCGGTCGCGGCGATCACTCGGGCGGGGACCGACACGAGTCGCGCCGCAAACGCGACGAGGCGCGCGTGTCGCAGATCCTCCCGTTGGCCATCGACGCCCTCGCGGCAGGTGCGATGACCCAGGCGCACATCACGATCCTCGCCATCGCATGCGACAAGGACCCAATACGGGCCCGCCGCGACGAGGCCACCCTCGTCGGCTGGGCACGCCGCTACGGCCCCAACCGGCTCCGCCAGATGATCCTGAGCTGGTGCCGTTTCGGCGAGGACCCCGTGGACCGTGACGCCGAACAGACCCGGAAACGGCGCCTCACCGTCGACAAGTCCCGGCCCGACGCCATGGTCACCATCGAGATCCTCGCCCGCACCGCCGACAGCGCGGAGTTCCTCGCCGCGGTCGACGCCCTCGCGGACGAAGCGTTTCGCGCTGAGCACGGAGGGCGGCCCGAGTCGAGAGATCAGATCACCACGACCCACGCACAGCGCCGCTACGACGCCGCCATCGAACTGGCCCGCCGCGCCACCGGCACGCCGACCACAGGCACGGAACCGGTGAAAGGCACAAAGCGGCGCCGCCCGACCATCACCGTCATCTGTGACCTCGACACCCTCCGCAACCAACTCGGCATCGACGTCCCCGCTGGCGGAGGCAACCGGAGCCGGTCCGAGACACCCGACGGCAACGTGTTGACCCCGACAGAACTGCGGCGCCTCGCCTGTGACGCCGGCGTGATCCCAGCCGTGCTCGGCAGCGACGGCGAGGTGCTCGACCTCGGCCGGACCGCCCGCACCCCCACACCCGCCCAATGGGACGCACTCGTCGCCCGTGATCAGTGCTGCACCCACCCCAGCTGTGATGCGCCTCCGGAATGGTGCGACGCCCACCACATCGTGCACTGGGCCGACGGCGGCCCCACCGATCTCATCAACCTCACCCTGCTGTGCCGCCGACACCACACCGCCCTCCACAACGGCGAGATCGTCCTCACCGGCACCGCACCCAACCTCCAATGGCATGAACCCGCCAACGGCCCACCCCGAACAACCGGTCCACCCGGTCCACCGGCTTGA
- a CDS encoding GYD domain-containing protein, whose protein sequence is MPKYLVRANYVGDGVKGLMAEGGTARMEAARASVESVGGTLEYFYYAFGEVDVYGIGEFPDDATATAWSLTINASDAVMVSIVPLMEPAVVDAAAQKTPDYRAPGS, encoded by the coding sequence ATGCCGAAATACCTGGTCCGAGCCAACTACGTGGGCGACGGGGTCAAGGGCCTGATGGCCGAAGGCGGAACAGCGCGCATGGAGGCCGCGCGCGCGTCGGTCGAATCGGTCGGCGGCACGCTGGAATACTTCTACTACGCGTTCGGCGAGGTCGACGTCTACGGGATCGGCGAGTTCCCCGACGACGCAACCGCCACGGCCTGGTCGCTCACGATCAACGCCAGCGACGCCGTGATGGTCAGCATCGTCCCGCTGATGGAACCGGCCGTAGTCGATGCGGCCGCACAGAAGACGCCCGACTACCGCGCCCCCGGGAGCTGA
- a CDS encoding vWA domain-containing protein codes for MRPQIREMSPEAGEFDEQAVRRALRDDADEALITLAEAGAASDAKLRSYAKRMAARVVMELTSGQVSPRRGVDRLARRPLSEGGDIDLDASLDAVVAGRVLGEVPDPDRLVSRSWIRSTHALSLIVDRSGSMAGERLVAAALAAAVVACRAPGDYSVLAIAGDVVVIKSQDEERSLDAVIDDILALKGYGTTDLSLGLRAAGRQLARSRSSRRVAVLLSDAESTAGGDPLDAARQLDRLHVICPPGNEQGARELALAGSGRSAVLARPTAIPQVMMHLVD; via the coding sequence ATGCGGCCTCAGATCCGTGAGATGTCGCCCGAAGCGGGCGAGTTCGACGAGCAGGCCGTCCGTCGTGCACTGCGTGACGACGCCGACGAGGCTCTCATCACCCTCGCCGAGGCCGGCGCCGCGTCGGACGCGAAGCTGCGCTCCTACGCGAAGCGTATGGCCGCCCGGGTCGTGATGGAGCTGACCTCCGGGCAGGTCTCCCCGCGTCGTGGCGTGGACCGACTCGCCCGCCGGCCGCTCTCCGAGGGCGGCGACATCGATCTCGACGCGAGTCTCGACGCGGTGGTGGCGGGACGGGTGCTCGGCGAGGTTCCCGACCCGGACCGTCTCGTGTCGCGCTCGTGGATCCGTTCCACCCACGCCCTCAGCCTGATCGTCGACCGCAGCGGTTCGATGGCGGGCGAGCGCCTCGTTGCGGCCGCGCTGGCAGCGGCGGTCGTGGCATGCCGGGCGCCGGGTGACTACAGCGTCCTGGCCATCGCCGGCGACGTCGTCGTCATCAAGTCCCAGGACGAGGAGCGGTCTCTCGACGCTGTGATCGACGACATCCTCGCCCTCAAGGGCTATGGCACCACGGACCTCTCGCTCGGCCTGCGGGCGGCGGGTCGCCAACTCGCCCGCTCGCGGTCCTCGCGGCGGGTGGCGGTTCTCTTGTCGGACGCGGAGTCGACCGCAGGTGGCGATCCCCTCGACGCCGCCCGCCAACTCGACCGGCTCCATGTCATCTGCCCGCCGGGCAACGAGCAGGGGGCACGTGAACTCGCCCTGGCCGGCAGCGGGCGCTCGGCTGTTCTGGCGCGCCCGACGGCGATCCCGCAGGTGATGATGCACCTCGTCGACTGA
- a CDS encoding MoxR family ATPase, with the protein MSASEILEVVRRAVVGRTREVEVVVATLAAGRNVLLEGPPGTGKSTLLRSVAGALGLDFVFVEGNAELTPARLLGSHDPAHVLAEGYTADAFVDGPMLEAVRSGSLLYVEEINRIPEETLNVLVTVMSEREVTVPRLGRVEAAEGFRLVAAMNPFDAVGTARISGAIYDRTCRVAMGYQDAGEETAIVSAVTADATAALGPDVTAKIVELVRATREHPDIRLGSSVRGAIDMAAVAAALGDLRGVAPDSDDVTRDAAITALSGRIRLHEGTGRTPDDVIADLWRRFFETRPKKPPESGESSSGKGAPRRPDHRAPGTD; encoded by the coding sequence GTGTCTGCCAGCGAGATTCTCGAGGTCGTCCGCCGTGCCGTCGTCGGCCGCACGCGGGAGGTCGAGGTGGTCGTGGCCACCCTGGCGGCCGGCCGCAACGTCTTGTTGGAGGGTCCACCCGGGACCGGCAAGTCGACTCTGCTGCGTTCCGTGGCGGGAGCTCTCGGGCTCGACTTCGTCTTCGTGGAGGGAAACGCCGAGCTGACCCCGGCCCGGCTGCTCGGGTCCCACGACCCCGCCCACGTACTCGCCGAGGGATACACGGCCGACGCGTTTGTCGACGGGCCGATGCTCGAGGCCGTGCGGTCCGGGTCGCTGCTCTACGTCGAGGAGATCAACAGGATCCCCGAGGAGACCCTGAACGTTCTGGTCACCGTGATGAGCGAGCGGGAGGTGACGGTGCCGCGTCTGGGTCGGGTCGAGGCCGCTGAGGGTTTCCGGCTGGTCGCCGCGATGAACCCCTTCGACGCTGTCGGCACCGCCCGGATCTCGGGCGCCATCTACGACCGCACGTGTCGCGTCGCGATGGGTTACCAGGACGCCGGCGAGGAGACGGCGATCGTCTCGGCGGTTACAGCCGATGCGACGGCGGCCCTCGGCCCCGACGTGACGGCGAAGATCGTCGAGCTCGTCCGGGCCACACGCGAGCATCCCGACATCCGACTCGGCTCGTCGGTCCGTGGAGCCATCGACATGGCCGCCGTCGCGGCGGCGCTCGGCGACCTGCGGGGTGTGGCTCCCGACTCCGACGATGTCACCCGTGACGCCGCCATCACCGCTCTGAGCGGTCGTATCCGTCTCCACGAGGGAACCGGCCGGACTCCCGACGATGTGATCGCGGACCTGTGGCGCCGGTTCTTCGAGACCCGCCCGAAGAAGCCCCCCGAATCCGGGGAGTCTTCGTCGGGAAAAGGCGCTCCCCGGCGGCCGGATCACCGGGCACCGGGGACGGACTGA
- a CDS encoding cytochrome P450 — translation MTDTVEVVELSRWDQVRDAYRRKELRQAMYDEGAVVMAGCLLDLHGDAHRDRRRLENRLFRREIFTYWEREVLGSTIDATLAPFIASGTGDLPVIGYRCAMNLTATIAGIDHDPTDSDAVAELEVAVKKLSEGATLVHSTRDRDIVRTEVEELKADFVASRLAPSRERRQAIIDDVRAGNADPDALPRDVLTTLLWNEDGLDLSGDVIEREVCFYLQAGGHSTANAFTHTIDDLFGWAAQHPADLQRAHDGRLFAQRCMHESLRLNPASPVAWRRPLSDVTLADGTVLPEGSRVVIDLVAANRDTEVWGPDADRFDPHRAVPDGANAWGMSFGGGRHACIGQELDGGLEVLDGADPAEHLYGTVPATVSAFLAAGGRPDPDRPPTLDPNTQRKHFSTYPVVFDRRNP, via the coding sequence ATGACCGACACCGTCGAGGTGGTCGAGCTGTCGCGCTGGGACCAGGTACGCGACGCCTACCGCCGTAAGGAACTGCGACAGGCGATGTACGACGAGGGCGCCGTCGTCATGGCCGGCTGCCTCCTCGACCTTCACGGCGACGCCCACCGCGACAGGCGTCGCCTCGAGAACCGCCTGTTCCGCCGGGAGATCTTCACGTACTGGGAACGCGAGGTCCTCGGTTCGACCATCGACGCCACCCTCGCGCCGTTCATCGCGTCCGGCACGGGCGACCTCCCCGTCATCGGCTACCGCTGCGCCATGAACCTCACGGCGACCATCGCCGGCATCGACCACGACCCGACCGACTCCGACGCCGTCGCCGAACTCGAGGTTGCGGTCAAGAAGCTCTCCGAGGGCGCCACGCTCGTCCATTCGACCCGGGACCGCGACATCGTTCGGACCGAGGTGGAGGAACTCAAGGCGGACTTCGTCGCTTCACGCCTCGCGCCTTCACGTGAGCGCCGACAGGCCATCATCGACGACGTCCGGGCCGGCAATGCGGACCCCGACGCACTCCCCCGCGACGTCCTGACCACGCTGCTGTGGAACGAGGACGGACTCGACCTCTCCGGCGACGTGATCGAGCGCGAGGTCTGCTTCTATCTCCAGGCCGGCGGCCACTCGACCGCCAACGCGTTCACCCACACGATCGACGACCTGTTCGGGTGGGCCGCCCAGCACCCCGCGGATCTCCAGCGGGCCCACGACGGCCGCCTGTTCGCCCAGCGGTGCATGCACGAGTCACTGCGACTCAACCCCGCCAGCCCGGTCGCGTGGCGGCGACCGCTGAGCGACGTGACGCTCGCCGACGGGACCGTGCTGCCCGAGGGATCCCGGGTGGTGATCGACCTCGTCGCCGCCAACCGCGACACCGAGGTGTGGGGACCCGACGCGGACCGCTTCGACCCGCACCGCGCCGTCCCCGACGGGGCCAACGCCTGGGGCATGAGCTTCGGCGGCGGCCGACACGCGTGCATCGGCCAGGAACTCGACGGTGGGCTAGAGGTGCTCGACGGCGCCGACCCCGCCGAGCATCTCTACGGCACCGTCCCGGCGACGGTGTCCGCGTTCCTGGCCGCGGGCGGCCGCCCCGACCCGGACCGGCCCCCCACGCTGGACCCGAACACGCAACGCAAACACTTCTCGACCTACCCCGTGGTCTTCGACCGGAGGAACCCATGA
- a CDS encoding SDR family NAD(P)-dependent oxidoreductase, with product MKSVIVTGAANGIGAAIARHADSLGYRVGVLDIDGEAAAKTAALLSAGVAITAANNDEDAIAAAFDAFGDPPDALVNNAGIVRFGPLIGMSSTDWRSVVDVNLTGSFLMSREYAQRLAAAGRRGSIVSLTSINGVAPGPNAGAYAATKAGLAMLTQQMSVEWGPLGIRANSVAPGMIDGGMSAPIFADPEFRRLREAKVPARRLGTEDDIANAVMWLCSDEADYITGHNLVVDGGVVNSIIGNLPRPESVDSVGASDDG from the coding sequence ATGAAATCCGTCATCGTCACCGGCGCCGCCAACGGCATCGGCGCTGCCATCGCCCGCCACGCCGACAGCCTCGGCTACCGGGTCGGCGTTCTCGACATTGACGGCGAAGCGGCGGCGAAGACCGCCGCCTTGCTGTCGGCCGGGGTCGCCATCACCGCCGCGAACAACGACGAGGACGCCATCGCCGCCGCCTTCGACGCCTTCGGTGATCCTCCCGACGCTCTCGTCAACAACGCAGGCATCGTCCGCTTCGGACCACTGATCGGGATGTCGTCGACCGACTGGCGCTCCGTCGTGGACGTCAACCTGACCGGCAGTTTCCTGATGAGCAGGGAGTACGCGCAACGACTCGCCGCCGCCGGGCGACGCGGCTCGATCGTGTCGCTCACGTCCATCAACGGCGTGGCGCCGGGACCCAACGCGGGCGCCTACGCGGCGACGAAGGCCGGCCTGGCGATGCTCACCCAGCAGATGTCGGTCGAATGGGGACCGCTCGGGATCCGTGCGAACTCCGTCGCGCCGGGGATGATCGACGGCGGGATGAGCGCCCCGATCTTCGCCGACCCGGAATTCCGTCGCCTACGCGAGGCGAAGGTCCCGGCCCGGCGCCTGGGCACCGAGGACGACATCGCGAACGCCGTCATGTGGTTGTGCTCCGACGAGGCCGACTACATCACCGGCCACAACCTCGTCGTCGACGGTGGCGTCGTGAACTCGATCATCGGCAACCTTCCCCGACCCGAGTCCGTGGACTCCGTTGGCGCGTCGGACGACGGGTGA
- a CDS encoding SDR family NAD(P)-dependent oxidoreductase, with the protein MTRRAVVTGGARGIGAATVRRLTDDGFDVVALDMNGGDGVIACDVTDPASVAAAAAEVGPVEVLVNNAGLWRFGPLEECSEEDFAAALDVNVKGTFNCMKAFVGPMIAAGRGCIVNLASIAAYRANPAVGSYSASKAGVVMLTEQAALEWGPHGIRANAVGPGLVVTEGTADVYGDPKVVEVRSNSVPLRRLAEPEDIADVIGFLCSDAARYVTAQTIYVDGGISKALMAILPRPYDMPGPSID; encoded by the coding sequence ATGACGAGACGAGCAGTGGTTACGGGGGGCGCACGCGGTATCGGCGCGGCGACGGTGCGGCGACTCACCGACGACGGTTTCGACGTCGTGGCGCTGGACATGAACGGTGGTGACGGCGTGATCGCCTGCGACGTCACCGACCCGGCATCCGTCGCCGCCGCGGCCGCGGAAGTGGGGCCCGTCGAAGTACTGGTCAACAACGCCGGTTTGTGGCGTTTCGGCCCGCTCGAGGAGTGCAGCGAAGAGGACTTCGCCGCCGCGCTCGACGTCAACGTCAAGGGCACCTTCAACTGCATGAAGGCCTTCGTCGGGCCGATGATCGCGGCCGGGCGGGGTTGCATCGTGAACCTGGCGTCCATCGCCGCCTACCGGGCCAACCCGGCGGTCGGTTCCTACTCGGCGTCCAAGGCGGGCGTCGTCATGTTGACCGAACAGGCCGCGCTCGAGTGGGGACCCCACGGGATCCGCGCCAACGCTGTGGGCCCCGGCCTCGTCGTGACCGAGGGAACCGCCGACGTCTACGGGGATCCGAAGGTGGTCGAGGTGCGGTCCAACTCGGTGCCGCTGCGGCGCCTGGCGGAGCCGGAGGACATCGCTGACGTCATCGGGTTCCTCTGTTCGGATGCTGCCCGGTACGTCACCGCTCAGACCATCTACGTGGACGGCGGCATCTCCAAGGCGCTGATGGCGATTCTGCCCCGGCCCTACGACATGCCCGGCCCCAGCATCGACTGA
- a CDS encoding ThuA domain-containing protein — MRALVVSGGWAHPAEQTTPPVVAALEAEGYDVAVTEDLAEGAGALARLDFDLLVVNALFFSMTDERYTPEVRAEWARPATQAWRDAVESHVAAGRPLLALHTAPICFDDWPRWGEIIGGAWNWERSMHPPPGRFTVDTVSDHPVVAGLGSFEVTDERYSFLDLTDDIDVHAVAHDGDNAHQIVWTRTEGDAPVAYSALGHDATTYETPANRVMLRRIIRHLGGASDEEIMEITDA, encoded by the coding sequence ATGAGAGCCCTCGTCGTGTCCGGAGGGTGGGCCCACCCCGCCGAGCAGACAACCCCGCCGGTCGTCGCCGCGCTCGAAGCCGAGGGCTACGACGTGGCGGTCACCGAGGACCTCGCGGAGGGGGCCGGTGCGCTCGCCCGCCTCGACTTCGACCTGCTCGTGGTCAACGCGCTGTTCTTCTCCATGACCGACGAGCGGTACACGCCCGAGGTCCGCGCCGAATGGGCGCGTCCGGCCACCCAGGCCTGGCGGGACGCCGTGGAGAGCCATGTCGCCGCCGGCCGGCCGCTTCTCGCCCTGCACACGGCGCCCATCTGTTTCGACGACTGGCCCCGGTGGGGGGAGATCATCGGCGGTGCCTGGAACTGGGAGCGGTCGATGCATCCACCGCCGGGCAGGTTCACCGTCGACACCGTGTCGGACCACCCGGTCGTCGCGGGGCTCGGCAGCTTCGAGGTGACCGACGAGCGGTACTCGTTCCTCGATCTGACAGATGACATCGACGTGCACGCCGTCGCACACGACGGGGACAACGCCCATCAGATCGTCTGGACCCGCACGGAAGGCGACGCCCCGGTCGCCTACTCCGCGCTCGGCCACGACGCGACCACCTACGAGACCCCTGCCAACCGCGTCATGCTGCGGCGGATCATCCGCCACCTGGGTGGCGCCTCAGACGAAGAGATCATGGAGATCACCGATGCGTGA
- a CDS encoding SDR family oxidoreductase yields the protein MREIEGMSVLITGGGSGIGAGTAEYFVDHGARVTITGRRLDKVQEVADALGTGCHATQGDVTVDADRRSMLAAAVEHGGGKLDVLINNAGNMYRGPIDELTEDDLKHVFDTNVIGPMLLTGLAKEHLAETSGSVLFVGSVHVKRCFPGVSPYAATKGAIETLVGVLAAELGADGIRVAAVRPGAVFTEINQRAGLFDDAEAKARLESMSGAHALGRIGTTTEIAEAFEYLARAEWTTGAVLVVDGGLGLGITNA from the coding sequence ATGCGTGAGATCGAGGGAATGTCAGTGCTGATCACCGGCGGCGGCTCCGGCATCGGCGCGGGCACCGCCGAGTACTTCGTCGACCACGGCGCCCGGGTGACGATCACCGGCAGACGCCTCGACAAGGTGCAGGAGGTGGCCGACGCGCTGGGCACAGGGTGCCATGCGACACAGGGCGACGTGACGGTCGACGCCGACCGTCGGTCGATGCTCGCAGCGGCCGTCGAACACGGCGGTGGAAAGCTCGACGTCCTGATCAACAACGCCGGGAACATGTACCGGGGCCCGATCGACGAGCTGACCGAGGACGACCTCAAGCACGTGTTCGACACGAACGTGATCGGGCCGATGCTCCTGACCGGCCTCGCGAAGGAACATCTGGCCGAGACGTCGGGATCGGTTCTGTTCGTCGGGTCGGTGCATGTCAAGCGCTGCTTCCCCGGCGTGTCGCCCTATGCGGCCACCAAGGGCGCGATCGAGACGCTCGTCGGCGTCCTGGCGGCCGAACTGGGCGCCGACGGCATCAGGGTCGCCGCGGTCCGGCCCGGTGCGGTGTTCACCGAGATCAACCAGCGTGCCGGCCTCTTCGACGACGCCGAGGCGAAGGCACGCCTGGAGTCGATGTCGGGAGCGCACGCGCTCGGCCGGATCGGCACCACCACCGAGATCGCCGAGGCGTTCGAGTACCTGGCACGAGCCGAGTGGACGACGGGCGCTGTTCTCGTCGTCGACGGCGGGCTCGGGCTCGGCATCACGAATGCCTGA
- a CDS encoding nuclear transport factor 2 family protein: MGRSPIEVVRDHLAAVHTGDPAAMAADYAADAVLDRGETYEGRTEIEAYFVTVPERLAGALVTFSEPVVNGDGTVTVPWRLVGGAADGTSGADTFTVAHGAITHQVVRLAGADF; this comes from the coding sequence GTGGGCAGAAGCCCGATCGAGGTCGTACGGGACCACCTCGCTGCCGTCCACACCGGTGACCCGGCGGCGATGGCCGCCGACTACGCAGCCGACGCCGTGCTCGACCGGGGCGAGACCTACGAGGGTCGGACCGAGATCGAGGCGTACTTCGTCACCGTTCCCGAGCGCCTCGCCGGAGCGCTCGTGACGTTCTCGGAGCCCGTCGTGAACGGCGACGGGACGGTGACCGTGCCATGGCGACTCGTCGGCGGCGCTGCGGACGGTACGAGCGGGGCCGACACGTTCACAGTCGCCCACGGAGCGATCACCCACCAGGTCGTCCGCCTCGCAGGCGCCGACTTCTGA
- a CDS encoding glucose 1-dehydrogenase — protein sequence MSIRQGVLVTGGGSGIGEGIVEVLADRGWRVAVNDLDADAAAKVAARVDGIAVPGDVARDPEAIVASAVEGLGGLQGLVNNAGIIRRGTLADADPDLLDEIYNVDLRAVILLSKAALPHLREVGGAIVNLSSIAAATPQMGGLLYSPAKAGVSAFTSQAAVEWGPFGVRVNAIAPGMVRTAMAEVVYADAELHEKRRSMVPAGRIGRPDDIGKAAAFLLSDDADYITGQTLTVDGGFTKILIDLLPHPSSH from the coding sequence ATGAGCATTCGACAAGGGGTACTGGTCACCGGCGGCGGGTCGGGCATCGGTGAGGGCATCGTCGAGGTGCTCGCCGACAGAGGGTGGCGGGTCGCGGTCAACGACCTCGATGCCGACGCCGCGGCGAAGGTCGCGGCACGCGTCGATGGGATCGCCGTCCCCGGCGACGTCGCCCGGGACCCCGAGGCGATCGTGGCGAGCGCGGTCGAGGGACTCGGCGGGCTCCAGGGTCTGGTGAACAACGCCGGCATCATCCGTCGGGGCACGCTGGCCGACGCCGACCCGGATCTCCTCGACGAGATCTACAACGTGGACCTGCGCGCGGTGATCCTGTTGTCGAAGGCTGCGCTGCCGCATCTGCGCGAGGTCGGCGGGGCCATCGTCAACCTGTCGTCGATCGCCGCTGCCACCCCCCAGATGGGCGGCCTCCTCTACAGCCCCGCCAAGGCCGGGGTTTCCGCGTTCACGTCCCAGGCCGCCGTCGAGTGGGGGCCCTTCGGTGTGAGGGTCAACGCCATCGCCCCCGGCATGGTGCGCACCGCCATGGCCGAGGTCGTCTACGCCGACGCGGAACTCCACGAGAAGCGGCGCTCGATGGTGCCAGCCGGCCGCATCGGCCGACCCGACGACATCGGGAAGGCCGCGGCGTTCCTGCTCTCCGATGACGCCGACTACATCACGGGGCAGACTCTGACCGTGGACGGCGGTTTCACCAAGATCCTGATCGACCTTCTCCCCCATCCCAGCTCACACTGA
- a CDS encoding acetyl-CoA C-acetyltransferase, with amino-acid sequence MPHAYIIDALRTPMGRRKGGLSEVHPVDLAAHTLNALVERTGIDPAGVDDVILGCVNQIGPQTACIARTSWLAAGLPSNVTGVTVDRRCGSSQQAIHFAAQAIMAGVSDLVVAGGVENMSIVPIGSPYWATNPHAEGAAFGDPYAALGWVERFGGEEISQFRGAEIMAERWAITRDEMEEMALESHLRTERAWQEGRFDAEVVPYRDVVRDEGVRPDTTLEKMASLKPVREGGTVTAATSSQISDGASALLVASEAAVERHGLEPMAKIVAMTLAGDDPIVMLSAPIPATRQALERAGLDMADIDISEVNEAFAPVVLAWEAELGVDHAKVNPNGGAIALGHPLGATGARMMTTLVHELERTGGRYGLQTMCEGGGQANATIVEMV; translated from the coding sequence ATGCCCCACGCCTACATCATCGACGCCCTGCGCACCCCGATGGGCCGCCGTAAGGGCGGCCTCTCGGAGGTCCACCCGGTGGACCTGGCCGCCCACACGCTGAACGCTCTCGTCGAACGCACGGGGATCGACCCCGCCGGCGTGGACGACGTCATCCTCGGTTGCGTCAACCAGATCGGACCCCAGACGGCATGCATCGCCCGGACGTCGTGGTTGGCGGCCGGACTCCCGTCGAACGTGACGGGGGTCACCGTCGACCGTCGCTGTGGGAGCTCCCAGCAGGCCATCCATTTCGCAGCCCAGGCGATCATGGCCGGGGTCTCGGACCTGGTGGTCGCCGGTGGCGTCGAGAACATGTCGATCGTTCCGATCGGATCGCCGTACTGGGCGACGAACCCCCATGCCGAGGGCGCCGCCTTCGGTGACCCGTATGCGGCGCTGGGCTGGGTCGAGCGCTTCGGCGGCGAGGAGATCAGCCAGTTCCGCGGCGCCGAGATCATGGCGGAACGCTGGGCCATCACCCGCGACGAGATGGAGGAGATGGCCCTCGAGTCGCACCTCCGCACCGAGCGTGCGTGGCAGGAGGGCCGCTTCGACGCCGAGGTGGTCCCCTACCGCGACGTGGTCCGCGACGAGGGTGTCCGACCGGACACGACCCTCGAGAAGATGGCGTCGCTGAAGCCGGTGCGCGAAGGCGGCACGGTCACGGCCGCGACCTCGAGCCAGATCTCCGACGGGGCCTCCGCGCTGCTCGTCGCGTCCGAGGCGGCCGTCGAGCGTCATGGCCTGGAGCCCATGGCGAAGATCGTGGCCATGACCCTCGCCGGCGACGACCCGATCGTGATGCTGTCGGCACCTATCCCCGCCACCCGCCAGGCCCTCGAGCGGGCCGGACTCGACATGGCCGACATCGACATCTCCGAGGTGAATGAGGCGTTCGCCCCGGTCGTGTTGGCCTGGGAGGCCGAGCTGGGCGTGGACCACGCGAAGGTGAACCCCAACGGCGGCGCCATCGCCCTCGGTCACCCTCTCGGGGCAACCGGTGCCCGCATGATGACCACCCTCGTCCACGAACTTGAGCGGACCGGCGGCCGCTACGGCCTCCAGACGATGTGTGAGGGGGGTGGCCAGGCCAATGCGACGATCGTCGAGATGGTCTGA